gggggggggggtgggggataATAAAAGATGTGACCTGTACGTACACATACTAACCAAAACAGAAACAGTCCCATTTCTCAATGAATGGCTAGGGGATGAGTTTGATGCTTTCAATCTCCAAGTCCAACAGGACAGATAAATGTACTCGGGACTCAAGTGAAATAAAATGAGTATAACTAGTCcaaaaatttcatatcaacaGCAGCACAACTTTGCTAGCCAAAAGGTTTCAGTCCACGAGTGTCAGGAGCAGAGTGGATCGAAAACCCTTAGCTATAGTGAAGATGTGTGAGTGGATTTAAATTAAATAGGGATAAAACAATACGCCCCCTTCCCATTATATATTGCAAAATTTATGTcacaattcaatactttcaatacaatacaatttacagaagaaaccaatgataacattgaagaaaactAGAGATTGTGTTTATGAaatacaaatgtctccccaTGCAGCTTCCAAAATAGGAAGTGCTAGCTcaaaatgaaacctcctccctttAATGTGCTGCATAGTACGGaagagaaagcatgagcaggaacatgtAGACAATATGAATTCCGATAAGCCACATtggattgatttattgtatcttgctaaacgtctctctcgagaatttttcactcatatggagacgtcgccaaaACCCAGCAGGCACTTCAACGTTGAAACGTCACTCTCTAACGTTGAATTTTGGtttcatatgaaaggtgaagcaACGTCAGATATCAACGTTGTTTCAACGTCAGATATCAACGTTAAATGAACGTTGCTTTTCAACGTTGAATAAATGTTACTTTTCAACTTTGAGTAAACGTTGCTTTTCAACATTGAGTAAACGTTGAATGTTGGTTTATGGTCTAATAATATattcattaaatcatatcaaacttgCCACATATATTATGTTGATTTGAAAAGCTgtaatgtttcaaaatataaccagtcactcatatggagtcgtcaccaagaccggtgaaaggcttcaaatttaggcctatgctcggcgcttatggccattgagcagcgagggttctttagcgtgccacacctactgtgacacgggacatccctttttaaggtcatctccgaggacctgtgacattcacacctgatgcctaacgtttggcgatggaattgtcactacctgttttaacaactttagtctgtcgcggccgggattcgaaccacgGGTCTttcgcatgcagggcgaacacTCTAACCACGGCGGTTAGCTACATTGGAGAAGTGtttacaaactattttacaccctccacccctaagatccactataactttaggGACAACAATTGGGTCCACCTGTCCCTGCAAAATGCTCATCTGCACATGGCATTGAAGTGtcgtacaaaatttcaagtctatctgataagccatataggagaagcgtTCTCAAGTTATTTCAActtcctccacccctcttagatccactatcaCTTTAAAGAAAATCATTGGATCCTCCTGAcatgacaatatgcacatctacaaatgacaatgaagcattgcatAAAGTTTCAAATCCATCCAATAAgtcacataggagaagtgttcacaagatattTCACATCTTCCACTCCCCTAGATCCACTTTAacttttggggaaaaaattggatcctcctgtcccaacactatgcacatctacaaatggcaatgaagcactGTACAAATCTATCCAATaggccatataggagaagtgttcacaagctattttacatcctccaccctctcttagatccactatatacctttaaggaaaataattgcaTTCTCCTGTCcaaccaatatgcacatctacatatggcattattatacctcagtatgagaattctatgcaacgcataatctgattggtctagacagtcacgtgccagggatgatAAAACTTCACATCTCCatctcaaacatcatatttaccccttgggcagcGTGGTGCGCTTTCCCTAAATTTAATGCCGAGGTAGACAAAGTTTATTGTTACATCACATCAAGTCGGAGTCATTGTACTTTTATAATTTCGAAAGGCACAAAATATgtgggtctctgatacacactTTAAAAATCGCCAGATTTTGgtaaatacaaaaacaagcaagtaaatcagcattcaaggagaatagaaatacaaaaattggttatttatcaaatcattgtatttcgttgtttgtaccttctaatatGTAGACGGCGCAGTGTTACCATTAGGGCAATCTCAGTTcgatacaatgtatagatgagcggactcaaTTTTCAAATGCAATTCTGTAGTATTGCTTTGttttggtataataaacaatttattgcatgaatgtttgggagatatgaagattcaTTCACCCAGGAAAAatcatatccccccccccccccccccccccccccccaaggacgatttttcttgggtgattaaatcttcatatctccctcactatcatgcaataaatgtataataaagcATTGCACAAAAtatcaagtctatccaataatcCATATGGGAGAAGCGTTCTCAAGATTTTGtgagacagacggacggacagaacaaaaacaataggTCTCCCCATGAAAGAGgggaaataaatataattagcaagattcaaaatcataattttaaacgcaaaatgtttccaaacaagatgcctgttggctctgtagtttaaactgatgaAGTGTATTATCATTTTCATCAGACCCAAGAAAAACGGCATGAACATcattttgtccctcatgcaggtaaaaataataagtatAGGCCAAGCCTGACGTATTTTACTGAATCcatttgcaataaatgtatCGAACCaaaaatcgaggcaatgaatcgaacattgaattgagagtttatattgaacagtatcgatattttaGTGAAACGTTTCAGCCCTAATTGAAAACCCCTGGCTAGGGTAGATGTGATAGCAGATTGGATCGAAAACCCTTAGCTAGCGTAGATGAGAGCAGCAGATATTTGAAAATCCATCAGATAACGTCATTCCATTTCTGCACATCAAGCAAAATTTGCAATCCAAGTTAAAAAGAAACAGAACACACATTATGTTGACAACAGTTTATTTTTTGGATGCCTCTTGTGCTTTCAATACACGGACAACAATCTTCTGTTCTTCGATCAGGAAAGCCCGAACAATTCTAGAAATAAACAAAAGATTGCAACAATTAATGTGAGACTATAAAATGCATTGCGTATGTACTGTGGACAAACATTCTTTCACAAATGGAATTGGGTAAATATGATGTAATTTTTAAACACTACTTAGAAATATCAGTACAAGAAATAGATGCATACGGCATAATTTACAATCATAAGTTTGTGATGACTGAACCTTCAGATCTACGTGTATTTTCGGCTTTACTATCCACCTATTGGTTGAATTCATCAGCAGACCTACCTCTCGCGCACACATCTATGACAGCGACTGCCTCCATAACAACGGGTAACTGTCTTCAGTCTTCGTGACATGGACATCAATTTTAGTGGCCTGGCTGGTGTAATCTACAATATTTACCaacacattaaaacaatcgtCAGAGATGTAAAGGCTTAgtttatataaattcatattgaaaaatatgactCAACAGTTTTCCATAAGACGgacaaaacaagaggccaacaGGTCTTATCAGTCACCTAATTATTAGTTCAAAGTATCACTAGTGCAAAGGACTATGaaatcctgttctgcatatctaagctaaattctaatattaaGAAACAGtattataaaacaagatgtgctcttaaaacttaaatgccttaatttagcatcaatagcactaaaaaagatgttatttaaatgatttacacataaacgctatgtaccaagtttggtcccaccctggggtcagaacccccaccccagggatcatgaaatttacagttttggtagagcCCTTCTTGCTCTACttcaatatgcatttagttttcctacacatgtgcagttgtagagaggattttgaaaatttgtcaatttttgccccacccctcaggccccatggtcctgaaatttacaatttatgttccacTTGTttcaatgatgcttcataccaaatttgaaaagagtggaagttattaagaagttgaaaatgttcaattgtcaAGACACGACAATGAATTACAGTTATTAAAGTCACcagagtttactcaggtgacgtAAAAATCTCTGCAATGGAAAGTATCCGGAATACACATTATTCCAACATTAGAATTCAAAAGTGagtgttaaagggactgattcacgattttcctccaaattttgtttttcactttaaatgatcaaaatctacagtctaatatgctttatagaaggtttcacaaaaaaattaaaagttattCATCGTGACAGAcactcattatagagagtttattatttgttttgaaaacaaagattgaggtgtgttattgtttacagggttttcaaaataaatggatattgatgcAAGTttattctatacatgtatatcacatctCATGTATACttcaggtaaaatgtgtcatttaaaagttcaaatttgtgattgtacaaaatgaaaatgctataaattacaaaattaacgtttcacttgtttgtttgtttacataaaaagacccGCGTCTTTGTTttcataacacagaatcaaagctaaaatattgctcttatccttgcatttaGACgatccaaattttggttgtcaacattaaatgagttatatttttaattttaacattaaaaatgaaaaacgtgaaccagtccctt
This genomic window from Ostrea edulis chromosome 4, xbOstEdul1.1, whole genome shotgun sequence contains:
- the LOC125669394 gene encoding 60S ribosomal protein L34-like codes for the protein MVQRLTFRRRLSYNTRSNSRRVSKTPGGKLVYLYTKKPGSIPKCGDCKIKLHGITPARPLKLMSMSRRLKTVTRCYGGSRCHRCVRERIVRAFLIEEQKIVVRVLKAQEASKK